One genomic region from Ralstonia pseudosolanacearum encodes:
- a CDS encoding virulence factor, which produces MTEHKPRAVFAREGEQCAMQRPRRAALGWMAAACLAVTPWAHAAQAGAAATPGALALVAASASPKPALVQGPVLVPPVGMAGASGVTAVSTTGDAPPRLQMSASAVTANKAANGGVLSLPVVAPATPAAAPGAVEFVTHGRFRDAPVYKPTGEVRSVVLMLSGDQGWTPATSRMAQSLAAQGALVAGLSTPALFASLEADLGDCAFPDGDLENFSRFLQAYEKVPGYYPPILVGDNEGGALAYAMIAQARPNIFAAAMSLEFCPVLELRKPLCKGEGVHFSRRMSESRTTAKRVKPKDNAGVVLLPATRLSAPWVALQSGTLTPFARRSGPLCEARATQTFIETISGAQSVALPAVQPGAPGSAGVPPVTASEPFKAAFAKLNAQRKPPPPPPPAAVSDLPVIEVAAQPGTSSELFAVLLSGDGGWAGLDKEVASALSKSGVPVVGVDSLRYFWTPRTPASAAADMDRLVRFYAARWKKTKALLIGYSQGADVLPFIVNRLPAASREHVALAVMMGLGKRADFEFHMTNWVSSSASGLLILPEVQKLPTGLGMCIYGRDEKDSNCPSLDPKQVQLVKLPGGHHFDGDYAKLARIILEGARGPGGAAR; this is translated from the coding sequence ATGACGGAGCACAAGCCGCGCGCAGTGTTCGCGCGGGAAGGGGAGCAATGTGCCATGCAGCGGCCGCGCCGTGCCGCGCTTGGCTGGATGGCGGCCGCCTGCCTGGCGGTCACGCCGTGGGCGCATGCGGCGCAGGCCGGTGCCGCGGCGACGCCCGGCGCATTGGCCCTGGTGGCGGCCTCCGCGTCGCCCAAGCCGGCGCTGGTGCAGGGCCCGGTGCTGGTGCCGCCGGTCGGCATGGCCGGCGCGAGCGGCGTGACGGCCGTGTCCACCACCGGCGACGCGCCGCCCCGGCTGCAGATGAGCGCATCGGCCGTGACCGCCAACAAGGCCGCCAATGGCGGCGTGCTGTCGCTGCCCGTCGTGGCGCCAGCCACGCCGGCGGCCGCGCCCGGCGCGGTGGAGTTCGTCACGCACGGCCGCTTCCGCGACGCGCCGGTCTACAAGCCCACGGGCGAGGTCCGGTCGGTCGTCCTGATGCTGTCGGGTGACCAGGGCTGGACGCCCGCGACCTCGCGCATGGCGCAGAGCCTGGCGGCACAGGGCGCGCTGGTGGCCGGCCTGTCGACACCGGCGCTGTTCGCCAGCCTCGAAGCCGACCTGGGCGACTGCGCCTTCCCCGACGGCGACCTGGAAAACTTCAGCCGCTTCCTGCAGGCCTACGAGAAGGTGCCGGGCTACTACCCGCCCATCCTGGTCGGCGACAACGAAGGCGGCGCGCTGGCCTACGCCATGATCGCGCAGGCGCGGCCCAATATCTTTGCCGCGGCCATGTCGCTCGAGTTCTGCCCGGTGCTGGAGCTGCGCAAGCCGCTGTGCAAGGGCGAGGGCGTGCATTTCAGCCGCCGCATGAGCGAGAGCCGCACCACGGCCAAGCGCGTCAAGCCGAAAGACAACGCCGGGGTGGTGCTGTTGCCGGCCACCCGGCTTTCCGCGCCGTGGGTGGCGCTGCAGTCGGGCACGCTCACGCCGTTTGCGCGCCGTTCCGGCCCGCTGTGCGAGGCGCGCGCCACGCAGACCTTCATCGAGACGATCTCCGGTGCGCAGTCGGTGGCACTGCCCGCCGTGCAGCCGGGCGCGCCGGGCAGCGCGGGCGTGCCGCCGGTGACGGCGTCCGAGCCGTTCAAGGCCGCGTTCGCCAAGCTCAACGCGCAGCGCAAGCCGCCGCCCCCGCCGCCGCCCGCCGCCGTATCGGACCTGCCCGTCATCGAAGTGGCCGCGCAGCCCGGTACCTCGTCGGAACTGTTTGCCGTGCTGCTGTCGGGCGACGGCGGCTGGGCCGGGCTCGACAAGGAAGTGGCGTCCGCGCTGTCGAAATCCGGCGTGCCGGTGGTCGGCGTGGATTCGCTGCGCTATTTCTGGACGCCGCGCACGCCCGCTTCCGCAGCGGCCGACATGGACCGCCTGGTGCGCTTCTATGCCGCGCGCTGGAAGAAGACGAAGGCCCTGCTGATCGGCTATTCGCAGGGCGCGGATGTCCTGCCCTTCATCGTCAACCGCCTGCCGGCCGCCTCGCGCGAGCACGTCGCGCTGGCGGTGATGATGGGGCTGGGCAAGCGCGCGGATTTCGAGTTCCACATGACCAACTGGGTGTCGAGCAGCGCGTCGGGCCTGCTGATCCTGCCGGAGGTGCAGAAGCTGCCCACGGGCCTGGGCATGTGCATCTACGGCCGCGACGAGAAGGATTCCAACTGCCCGTCGCTCGATCCGAAGCAGGTGCAGCTGGTCAAGCTGCCCGGCGGGCATCACTTCGACGGCGATTACGCCAAGCTGGCGCGGATCATCCTGGAGGGCGCGCGCGGGCCGGGGGGCGCGGCGCGCTAG
- the mprF gene encoding bifunctional lysylphosphatidylglycerol flippase/synthetase MprF: MPDAASNDASPKPERQRGPTAAPDAEPSAAPAEAARSDSGLGLGAWVMIGIVLVLGALVFDSLYALLDHVHYADMVAALQATPATQLWLAILATALSYVALTGYDASGLRYAGARVPPGTVATTSFIAYALGNTIGLGSLTAGSVRARLYTAAGLDAASVTAAVAFDASALGVSTTAFGAVGLLWGAPHIAALTHLPAALLEALALLVLAGVVVLLALCLRRRHVTLFGRWEIRLPPPGLAAQQFVISAADLSAAAAALWVLLPPGVVELPTFVAFYALAMTLGVLSQSPGGLGVFEAVILLGCSGHASPAQVLAALLYYRAIYFLLPLVVAAAMLALFELRSGAGAPFARAAVKLSPGLLAALTMVAGVMLLVSGVTPATDEAEDLLRMHVPLFVVEASHMIGSVAGLIMLFVARGLLHRLDAAWWSALVLSLLTGVLALPKGIAVSEMTVLVTLAVLLVLSRRQFDRPSSLFSQRLEPGWLIAMACVFAACVWILFFAYREVAYANQLWWQFTFDGDAPRSIRALMAVAITGLGFGLWQLFRREPGVTACPSVAELERAAEIIRKQPAADAVLGLMGDKSLLFSPSGNAFIMYAKQGRSWVALSDPVGAQQDWPELIWRFIELADAHGGRAAFYKTRPQTLPLYLDAGLRAYKLGEEAYVALPEFSLKGSRRANLRHGVTRGEREGLSFEIVPAEGVPAELRELREISDEWLRNQNAREKGFSLGAFEARYVLSQPVAVVRREGRILAFATLMCPDVLRIEASVDLMRYRTSVPPGTMDFLFGKLILHFQAAGYQRFGLGMAPMSGMVEHQLAPRWHRFGRMMFRHGARFYNFRGLRNFKDKFEPVWEPRYLLARGGLAPLFTLTDVAALIGGGLKGVISK, from the coding sequence ATGCCTGACGCCGCGTCGAACGACGCCAGTCCCAAACCTGAACGCCAGCGCGGCCCGACCGCTGCGCCGGACGCCGAGCCGTCTGCCGCTCCGGCCGAGGCCGCCCGGTCCGATTCCGGGCTGGGCCTAGGCGCCTGGGTCATGATCGGGATCGTCCTGGTCCTGGGGGCGCTCGTGTTCGACAGCCTGTACGCGCTGCTCGACCACGTCCACTACGCCGACATGGTGGCCGCGCTGCAGGCCACGCCGGCCACGCAGCTGTGGCTCGCCATCCTGGCCACGGCCCTGAGCTACGTCGCCCTGACCGGCTACGACGCCTCCGGGCTGCGCTATGCCGGTGCCCGGGTCCCGCCCGGCACCGTTGCCACCACCTCCTTCATCGCCTATGCCCTGGGCAACACCATCGGCCTGGGCTCGCTGACCGCGGGCTCGGTGCGCGCGCGGCTGTACACGGCGGCCGGGCTGGATGCCGCGAGCGTGACGGCGGCGGTCGCCTTCGACGCCAGCGCGCTGGGCGTGTCGACCACGGCCTTCGGTGCGGTGGGCCTGCTGTGGGGCGCGCCGCACATCGCCGCGCTGACCCATCTGCCGGCCGCGCTGCTGGAGGCGCTCGCCCTGCTGGTGCTGGCCGGCGTGGTGGTGCTGCTGGCGCTGTGCCTGCGGCGGCGCCACGTCACGCTGTTCGGCCGCTGGGAGATCCGCCTGCCGCCGCCGGGGCTGGCGGCGCAGCAGTTCGTCATCTCGGCGGCGGACCTGAGCGCGGCCGCCGCCGCGCTGTGGGTGCTGCTGCCGCCGGGCGTGGTCGAACTGCCGACCTTCGTGGCGTTCTACGCCCTGGCCATGACGCTGGGCGTGCTGAGCCAGAGCCCGGGCGGCCTGGGCGTGTTCGAGGCGGTGATCCTGCTGGGCTGCAGCGGCCACGCCTCGCCCGCGCAGGTGCTGGCCGCGCTGCTGTATTACCGCGCCATCTACTTCCTGCTGCCGCTGGTGGTCGCGGCCGCCATGCTGGCGCTGTTCGAGCTGCGCTCGGGCGCGGGCGCGCCGTTTGCACGGGCGGCGGTCAAGCTGTCGCCGGGGCTGCTGGCGGCGCTGACGATGGTGGCCGGCGTCATGCTGCTGGTGTCGGGCGTGACCCCCGCCACCGACGAGGCCGAAGACCTGCTGCGCATGCATGTGCCGCTGTTCGTGGTGGAAGCCTCGCACATGATCGGCAGCGTGGCCGGGCTGATCATGCTGTTTGTCGCGCGCGGGCTGCTGCACCGGCTCGACGCGGCCTGGTGGTCGGCGCTGGTGCTGTCGCTGCTGACCGGCGTGCTGGCGCTGCCCAAGGGCATCGCCGTGTCGGAGATGACGGTGCTGGTGACGCTGGCGGTGCTGCTGGTGCTGTCGCGCCGGCAGTTTGACCGGCCGTCGTCGCTGTTCTCGCAGCGGCTGGAGCCGGGCTGGCTGATCGCCATGGCGTGCGTGTTCGCAGCCTGCGTGTGGATTCTGTTCTTCGCCTACCGCGAGGTCGCCTACGCCAACCAGCTGTGGTGGCAGTTCACCTTCGACGGCGATGCGCCGCGTTCCATCCGCGCGCTGATGGCGGTGGCGATCACCGGCCTGGGCTTCGGCCTGTGGCAGCTGTTCCGCCGCGAGCCCGGTGTGACGGCCTGCCCGAGCGTGGCCGAGCTGGAACGCGCCGCCGAGATCATCCGCAAGCAGCCCGCCGCCGACGCCGTGCTGGGGCTGATGGGCGACAAGAGCCTGCTGTTCTCGCCGTCGGGCAACGCCTTCATCATGTACGCCAAGCAGGGGCGCTCGTGGGTCGCGCTGTCCGATCCGGTCGGCGCGCAGCAGGATTGGCCCGAACTGATCTGGCGTTTCATCGAACTGGCCGATGCCCACGGCGGCCGCGCGGCCTTCTACAAGACCCGCCCGCAGACCCTGCCGCTGTACCTCGATGCCGGCCTGCGCGCCTACAAGCTGGGGGAGGAGGCGTACGTCGCGCTGCCCGAGTTCAGCCTGAAGGGGTCGCGCCGGGCCAACCTGCGCCATGGCGTGACGCGCGGCGAGCGCGAGGGGCTGTCGTTCGAGATCGTGCCGGCGGAGGGTGTGCCGGCCGAGCTGCGGGAGCTGCGCGAGATCTCCGACGAATGGCTGCGCAACCAGAACGCGCGCGAGAAAGGTTTCTCCCTCGGCGCGTTCGAAGCGCGCTACGTGCTGAGCCAGCCGGTGGCGGTGGTGCGCCGCGAGGGCCGCATCCTGGCCTTCGCCACGCTGATGTGCCCCGACGTGCTGCGCATCGAGGCCAGCGTCGACCTGATGCGCTATCGCACCAGCGTGCCGCCTGGCACCATGGACTTCCTGTTCGGCAAGCTGATCCTGCATTTTCAGGCGGCCGGCTACCAGCGCTTCGGCCTGGGCATGGCGCCGATGTCGGGCATGGTCGAGCACCAGTTGGCCCCGCGCTGGCACCGCTTCGGACGGATGATGTTCCGCCACGGCGCGCGCTTCTACAATTTCCGTGGGTTGCGCAATTTCAAGGACAAGTTCGAGCCGGTGTGGGAACCCCGCTACCTGCTCGCGCGCGGTGGCCTGGCCCCGCTATTTACATTGACTGATGTCGCGGCCCTGATCGGTGGCGGCCTGAAGGGAGTGATCTCCAAATGA
- a CDS encoding sensor domain-containing diguanylate cyclase has protein sequence MPLSRLAGAILRRPPLMIVGALALSAAVATLTVLSLYEMRMDALARARDSADNVSLILQRDIARNLEVYELSMQAVIDGVRDPAILALPPTIRQLVLFDRSTNAQDLGSLLVTNAAGDVIIDSRSVPPRRIHLGDRDYFKIHQQSADVGLYLSKPFMPRINGVETSIGISQRLNGPDGAFNGVVVGTLRLNYFRRLFDGVSLGEHAAITLVRTDGTLLMRRPYDQRLIGSDLSASPAFQMRKNAPAGSLIITGAIDGVERLFSYRRIGDYPLILSVGLAIEDIYAEWRQRAWWIGGIVLLLDAVLIGMSILFAKQMRRRMEAEQKLAWLANTDGLTGLGTRRALDAALEAEWQRANRQGQPLAVLMIDVDEFKHYNDRYGHAAGDTVLRTVARCVNDSIRRPGDFAGRYGGEEFCVLLPDTDLAGAQRVAEVIRATVLAAGEPNAGSTHGRLTVSIGVAAHDGRADTSDTPARLLHRADLQLYEAKSGGRNAVMPRQERPRLAVV, from the coding sequence ATGCCGCTGTCGCGACTCGCTGGCGCGATCCTGAGACGCCCGCCCCTGATGATCGTCGGCGCCCTCGCACTGTCGGCGGCCGTGGCGACGCTCACCGTCCTCTCGCTCTACGAAATGCGGATGGACGCGCTGGCACGGGCGCGCGATTCCGCCGACAACGTCTCGCTGATCCTGCAGCGGGACATCGCGCGCAACCTCGAAGTCTACGAACTGTCGATGCAGGCGGTCATCGATGGCGTGCGGGACCCGGCCATCCTGGCGCTGCCGCCGACGATCCGGCAACTGGTGCTGTTCGACCGCTCGACCAACGCGCAGGATCTGGGCTCGCTGCTGGTCACCAACGCCGCCGGCGACGTCATCATCGACTCGCGCTCGGTGCCGCCCCGGCGCATCCACCTCGGCGACCGCGATTACTTCAAGATCCATCAGCAATCGGCGGATGTCGGCCTGTACCTGAGCAAGCCGTTCATGCCCCGCATCAACGGCGTCGAGACCTCGATCGGCATCAGCCAGCGCCTGAACGGGCCGGACGGCGCCTTCAACGGCGTCGTGGTCGGCACGCTGCGGCTCAACTACTTCCGGCGGCTGTTCGACGGCGTGAGCCTGGGCGAGCACGCCGCCATCACGCTGGTCCGCACCGACGGCACGCTGCTGATGCGCCGCCCGTACGACCAGCGCCTGATCGGCAGCGACCTGTCCGCCAGCCCTGCCTTCCAGATGCGCAAGAACGCGCCGGCGGGCAGCCTGATCATCACCGGAGCCATCGACGGCGTGGAGCGGCTGTTCAGCTACCGGCGCATCGGCGACTATCCGCTGATCCTCTCGGTGGGGCTGGCCATCGAAGACATCTACGCGGAGTGGCGCCAGCGGGCCTGGTGGATCGGCGGGATCGTGCTGCTGCTGGATGCCGTGCTGATCGGCATGTCGATCCTGTTCGCCAAGCAGATGCGCCGGCGCATGGAGGCCGAGCAGAAGCTGGCATGGCTGGCCAACACCGACGGCCTGACCGGCCTGGGCACGCGCCGCGCGCTGGACGCGGCGCTGGAGGCGGAGTGGCAGCGCGCCAACCGGCAGGGCCAGCCGCTCGCGGTGCTGATGATCGACGTCGACGAATTCAAGCATTACAACGACCGCTACGGCCACGCCGCGGGCGATACCGTGCTGCGCACGGTCGCGCGCTGCGTCAACGACAGCATCCGGCGCCCCGGCGATTTTGCCGGCCGCTACGGCGGCGAAGAATTCTGCGTGCTGCTGCCCGACACCGACCTTGCCGGCGCCCAGCGGGTGGCCGAGGTCATCCGCGCCACCGTGCTCGCCGCCGGCGAGCCGAACGCCGGCAGCACGCACGGCAGGCTCACGGTGAGCATCGGCGTCGCGGCCCACGACGGCCGCGCCGACACCAGCGACACCCCGGCGCGGCTGCTCCACCGCGCCGATCTCCAGCTCTACGAAGCCAAGTCCGGCGGGCGCAACGCCGTGATGCCGCGACAGGAGCGGCCACGGCTGGCGGTGGTGTAG
- a CDS encoding type II toxin-antitoxin system TacA family antitoxin has product MAIKHESAPEATARGRITARLSADKQALLQLAADLSGSTLNQFVLQSALRAAEQVIEHEETIKTIKLTVEQSRRFVALLDEPAKPNEALQRAMERFRKTKLGTADSTFNLERRPQRV; this is encoded by the coding sequence ATGGCTATCAAGCACGAGAGCGCTCCGGAAGCCACGGCGCGCGGGCGTATTACCGCCCGATTGAGTGCAGACAAGCAAGCGTTGCTGCAGCTCGCTGCAGATCTATCGGGGAGTACCCTCAACCAGTTCGTTTTGCAGTCCGCACTGCGTGCGGCCGAACAAGTGATCGAACACGAAGAAACCATCAAGACGATCAAGCTGACGGTGGAGCAATCCCGGCGCTTCGTTGCGCTGCTCGATGAACCTGCCAAGCCAAACGAGGCCCTGCAGCGCGCGATGGAACGCTTTAGGAAGACCAAACTTGGAACTGCAGATTCGACCTTTAACCTCGAACGACGACCGCAACGCGTTTGA
- a CDS encoding GNAT family N-acetyltransferase gives MELQIRPLTSNDDRNAFDCGNGSLNDWLRRTARQHQEKDLSRTYVAIWTGDPKRIAGYYALSATLIQTKGMQGQKLPREVSAVLLGRLAVDEKDQRQGPGEYLLMHALKAALKAADIIGVRCIVVDAIDDSAVRFYRKYGFVPLTTEPMRLVLALDTVRQLLA, from the coding sequence TTGGAACTGCAGATTCGACCTTTAACCTCGAACGACGACCGCAACGCGTTTGATTGTGGGAACGGTTCGTTGAACGACTGGCTGCGCAGAACAGCCAGGCAGCATCAAGAAAAGGATTTGTCGCGCACCTATGTCGCGATTTGGACCGGCGATCCGAAGCGGATCGCTGGCTACTACGCCCTGAGTGCCACGTTGATTCAAACGAAGGGGATGCAGGGCCAGAAGCTTCCTCGAGAAGTCTCCGCAGTGCTCCTGGGGCGGCTTGCCGTCGACGAGAAAGACCAGCGCCAGGGCCCCGGCGAATACCTCCTGATGCATGCGCTGAAAGCCGCGCTCAAGGCGGCGGACATCATCGGTGTTCGATGCATCGTAGTGGACGCCATTGACGACTCGGCGGTCCGCTTCTATCGGAAATACGGTTTCGTCCCGCTCACGACCGAGCCCATGCGGCTGGTCCTAGCGCTGGACACGGTTCGTCAACTCCTTGCGTGA
- a CDS encoding DUF3500 domain-containing protein: MISRVLRIAALLAMSLIASCGGDSGDASSPTITSNPASTSVTEGSNTSLSVAASGGSLFYQWRKDGVWILGATSSTYTIAPVAASDAGSYDVIVSNAAGVVTSRASTLTVTAATSATTAPALNPVVYAAALNFYNTLSASQQATAQLSWSLDTARRWSNLPAAMAARSGIAWADLSTTQQMAAALLLKAALSTTGAKLHLGLQAADDYLYASGGGSSYGHGNYYIAFIGTPSASGFWMLQLTGHHLTYNLAFNGSYKSPAPMFLGVEPKGAFTLNGKTYDPMAAQRTAVSNLGAKLTAYANAKLSGTYSDLLFGANGTGNIDGTCPRDYASVSEHGLLYGSLSAGDQALVRAVITSYVNTQAAEYANDLLNAYLGTGALAQTYVAYAGDGTVATKGNYFRIEGPRVWIEFSVQNGVIFNSDIHYHSIWRDKSADYGGKCIS; the protein is encoded by the coding sequence TTGATCTCACGTGTCCTGCGCATTGCCGCGCTCCTGGCGATGAGCCTGATCGCAAGCTGCGGCGGCGACAGCGGCGATGCATCGTCACCGACCATCACCAGCAACCCCGCATCGACCTCCGTCACGGAAGGCAGCAACACGAGTCTCTCGGTCGCGGCCAGCGGCGGCTCGCTGTTTTACCAATGGCGCAAGGACGGCGTGTGGATCCTCGGTGCGACATCGAGCACGTACACCATCGCGCCCGTCGCCGCGAGCGACGCGGGCAGCTACGACGTCATCGTCTCCAATGCGGCCGGGGTCGTGACCAGCCGCGCCTCCACGCTCACGGTGACCGCGGCGACCAGCGCCACCACCGCGCCCGCGCTGAACCCGGTCGTCTACGCGGCGGCGCTCAATTTCTACAACACGCTCAGCGCGTCGCAGCAGGCCACCGCGCAGTTGTCGTGGAGCCTGGACACCGCGCGCCGCTGGTCGAACCTGCCGGCCGCCATGGCCGCGCGCAGCGGCATCGCCTGGGCCGACCTGAGCACCACGCAGCAAATGGCCGCCGCCCTGCTGCTCAAGGCGGCGCTGAGCACCACCGGCGCCAAGCTGCACCTGGGCCTGCAGGCCGCCGACGACTATCTCTACGCCAGCGGCGGTGGCAGCAGCTACGGCCACGGCAATTACTACATCGCCTTCATCGGCACGCCTTCGGCCAGCGGCTTCTGGATGCTGCAGCTCACGGGGCACCACCTGACGTACAACCTCGCCTTCAACGGCAGCTACAAATCGCCGGCACCCATGTTCCTCGGCGTCGAGCCCAAGGGGGCCTTCACGCTGAACGGCAAGACCTACGATCCGATGGCAGCGCAGCGCACGGCGGTCTCCAATCTGGGCGCGAAGCTCACCGCGTATGCCAACGCGAAGCTCAGCGGCACCTATAGCGACCTGCTGTTCGGCGCCAACGGCACCGGCAACATCGACGGCACCTGCCCGCGCGACTACGCCAGCGTCAGCGAGCACGGCCTGCTCTACGGCAGCCTGTCGGCCGGCGACCAGGCCCTGGTGCGCGCGGTCATCACGTCGTACGTCAACACGCAGGCCGCCGAGTACGCGAACGACCTGCTCAACGCCTACCTCGGCACCGGCGCGCTGGCCCAGACCTACGTCGCCTACGCGGGCGACGGCACCGTGGCCACGAAGGGGAACTACTTCCGCATCGAAGGCCCCCGCGTGTGGATCGAGTTCTCGGTGCAGAACGGCGTGATCTTCAACAGTGACATCCACTATCACAGCATCTGGCGCGACAAGTCCGCCGACTACGGTGGCAAGTGCATCAGCTGA
- a CDS encoding HupE/UreJ family protein produces the protein MLRAVWIGLIGMLWAVLAVAHPMPESRVWIDTTPSGLKLTLQLPLNRLEYGFGQPLADLPGTVLARHSEALSRYLLRHVAVRSYGRSWQASAPQLTVVGTDASAELEAVMELRAPDDTSRRAPALVYDAITHEVRTHRVQVFLRSDWAGGFANQPPLLLGELSHGHDRLPVPLEPARTGASVLRLLQEGSLHIAEGTDHLLFLLMLLVVAPLAASGHRWSRVRPVRQALRHTALVVTAFTVGHTITLVLGSLGLVSVPTRPVEVAVAATIAVAAWHAWRPLFARAEAWMALGFGCIHGMAFSASLSGAGLTPWQHAQALLAFNLGIEAMQLAAVVVVMPPLLVLVRTQPARSATLRRGVSAMVGALALAWLIERLGLASLGTLSSIADGWPVLALIPGLLWLAALVGGSGRWLRVAASED, from the coding sequence GTGCTGCGCGCCGTGTGGATCGGCCTGATCGGCATGCTGTGGGCCGTGCTCGCCGTGGCCCATCCGATGCCGGAGAGCCGGGTCTGGATCGACACCACGCCCTCGGGCCTGAAGCTGACGCTGCAGTTGCCGCTCAATCGCCTGGAGTACGGTTTCGGCCAGCCGCTGGCCGACCTCCCGGGCACCGTGCTGGCCCGGCACAGCGAAGCGCTATCGCGCTACCTGCTGCGGCATGTGGCCGTCCGCAGCTATGGCCGGAGCTGGCAGGCCTCGGCCCCGCAGCTCACGGTGGTGGGCACGGACGCTTCCGCCGAGCTGGAAGCCGTGATGGAACTGCGCGCCCCCGACGACACCAGCCGCCGCGCCCCCGCGCTGGTGTACGACGCAATTACCCACGAAGTCCGCACCCATCGTGTCCAGGTATTCCTGCGCAGCGACTGGGCCGGCGGCTTCGCCAACCAGCCGCCGCTGCTGCTGGGAGAGCTGAGCCACGGACATGACCGCCTGCCGGTGCCGCTGGAGCCCGCGCGGACCGGCGCCAGCGTGCTGCGGCTGCTGCAGGAAGGCAGCCTCCACATTGCCGAGGGCACCGACCACCTGCTGTTCCTGCTGATGCTGCTGGTCGTGGCGCCGCTGGCGGCCAGCGGGCACCGCTGGAGCCGGGTGCGCCCCGTCAGGCAGGCCCTGCGCCACACGGCGCTGGTCGTCACCGCCTTCACGGTCGGCCACACGATCACCCTGGTGCTGGGCAGCCTGGGCCTGGTGAGCGTGCCGACACGCCCGGTGGAAGTCGCCGTGGCCGCCACGATTGCCGTCGCGGCATGGCACGCCTGGCGTCCGCTGTTTGCCCGCGCCGAGGCCTGGATGGCGTTGGGCTTCGGCTGCATCCATGGCATGGCCTTCTCGGCGAGCCTCTCGGGCGCGGGCCTGACGCCGTGGCAGCACGCGCAGGCCCTGCTGGCCTTCAACCTGGGTATCGAGGCCATGCAGCTGGCCGCCGTCGTCGTGGTCATGCCCCCGCTGCTGGTGCTGGTCCGCACGCAGCCCGCGCGATCCGCCACCCTGCGGCGCGGCGTCTCGGCCATGGTGGGCGCGCTGGCCCTGGCCTGGCTCATCGAACGGCTGGGCCTGGCCTCCCTCGGCACCCTGTCTTCCATTGCTGACGGCTGGCCCGTGCTGGCGCTGATCCCCGGCCTGCTGTGGCTCGCGGCGCTGGTCGGCGGAAGCGGGCGCTGGCTCCGCGTGGCTGCCTCCGAAGACTGA
- a CDS encoding phospholipase D-like domain-containing protein, translated as MIDQAGGVSAFAPGRDVPSQTVSFAYLKDEAPAPFKAEVDAGAGRHLHHKFVVCDFNGAQPVVFCGASNLSRGGEEQNGDSLIAIYDSAIVTAYAIEAIRLFDHESQSTATPAHPLVLKATDAWADPYYDPRNIRFTERVLFAQLTAQAAAPA; from the coding sequence GTGATCGACCAGGCGGGCGGCGTGAGCGCGTTCGCGCCGGGGCGGGATGTGCCGTCGCAGACCGTCTCGTTCGCCTACCTGAAGGACGAGGCGCCCGCGCCGTTCAAGGCGGAGGTCGATGCCGGCGCCGGCCGGCATCTCCACCACAAGTTCGTGGTGTGCGATTTCAACGGGGCGCAGCCGGTGGTGTTTTGCGGCGCCTCCAACCTGTCGCGCGGCGGCGAGGAGCAGAACGGCGACAGCCTGATCGCCATCTACGATTCGGCCATCGTCACGGCGTATGCCATCGAGGCGATCCGGCTGTTCGATCACGAGAGCCAGTCCACTGCGACTCCCGCCCACCCGCTGGTGCTGAAGGCGACCGATGCGTGGGCCGACCCGTACTACGATCCGCGCAACATCAGGTTCACCGAGCGCGTGCTGTTTGCCCAATTGACGGCGCAGGCGGCCGCACCGGCGTGA